One window from the genome of Streptomyces sp. NBC_00708 encodes:
- the rpmE gene encoding 50S ribosomal protein L31, which yields MKRDIHPQYVETQVSCTCGASFTTRSTLDSGTIRAEVCSECHPFYTGKQKILDTGGRVARFEARFGKGAKAAGK from the coding sequence TTGAAGCGCGACATCCACCCCCAGTACGTCGAGACGCAGGTCAGCTGCACCTGTGGCGCGTCGTTCACCACCCGCTCCACGCTGGACAGCGGCACCATCCGTGCCGAGGTCTGCTCCGAGTGCCACCCGTTCTACACGGGCAAGCAGAAGATCCTCGACACCGGTGGCCGTGTGGCCCGCTTCGAGGCCCGCTTCGGCAAGGGCGCCAAGGCCGCCGGCAAGTAG
- a CDS encoding F0F1 ATP synthase subunit B translates to MNQLVQLAAEEAENPLIPPIPELVIGLIAFVIVFGFLAKKLLPNINKVLEERGKAIEGAIEEADAARTEAQSVLEQYKAQLAEARHEAARLRQEAQEQGAVILQEMREEGQRQRDEIVAAGHAQIETDRKAAAAALRQDVGKLATDLAGKLVGESLEDHARQSGTVDRFLDELEAKAEAVR, encoded by the coding sequence GTGAACCAGCTGGTTCAGCTCGCGGCGGAGGAAGCGGAAAACCCGCTCATTCCGCCGATCCCTGAGCTCGTCATCGGCCTCATCGCTTTCGTCATCGTCTTCGGCTTCCTCGCCAAGAAGCTCCTCCCGAACATCAACAAGGTTCTGGAAGAGCGCGGCAAGGCCATCGAAGGCGCTATCGAAGAGGCTGATGCGGCCCGGACCGAGGCCCAGAGCGTGCTCGAGCAGTACAAGGCTCAGCTCGCCGAGGCCCGTCACGAAGCCGCTCGTCTGCGCCAGGAGGCGCAGGAGCAGGGCGCCGTGATCCTGCAGGAAATGCGCGAGGAGGGGCAGCGCCAGCGCGACGAGATCGTCGCCGCCGGCCACGCCCAGATCGAGACCGACCGCAAGGCCGCCGCCGCCGCGCTGCGCCAGGACGTGGGCAAGCTCGCCACCGACCTGGCCGGCAAGCTCGTCGGCGAGTCCCTCGAGGACCACGCCCGGCAGAGTGGCACGGTCGACCGGTTCCTCGACGAGCTCGAAGCGAAGGCCGAGGCCGTCCGATGA
- the prmC gene encoding peptide chain release factor N(5)-glutamine methyltransferase, which translates to MNLLLAEVAQATQRLADAGVPSPRFDAEELAAFVHGVKRGELHHVPDADFDARYWETIARREAREPLQHITGRAFFRYLELQVGPGVFVPRPETESVVGWAIDAVRAMDVVEPLIVDLCTGSGAIALAMAQEVPRSRVHAVELSEDALKWTRKNAENSRVTVHRGDALSALPELDGQVDLVISNPPYIPLTEWEYVAPEARDHDPEMALFSGEDGLDTIRGIERTAHRLLRPGGLVVIEHADTQGGQVPWIFTEERGWADAADHPDLNRRPRFATARKAMP; encoded by the coding sequence ATGAACCTGCTGCTCGCCGAGGTGGCCCAGGCCACCCAGCGGCTGGCCGACGCCGGTGTTCCCTCACCGAGATTCGATGCCGAGGAACTCGCCGCGTTCGTGCACGGCGTCAAGCGGGGCGAGCTGCACCACGTGCCGGACGCCGACTTCGACGCCCGCTACTGGGAGACGATCGCCCGCCGCGAGGCCCGCGAACCCCTCCAGCACATCACCGGACGCGCCTTCTTCCGCTACCTGGAGCTCCAGGTCGGACCCGGCGTCTTCGTGCCCCGCCCCGAGACCGAGTCGGTCGTCGGCTGGGCCATAGACGCCGTCCGCGCGATGGACGTCGTCGAGCCGCTGATCGTCGACCTGTGCACCGGCTCCGGCGCCATCGCCCTGGCCATGGCCCAGGAGGTCCCGCGCTCCCGCGTGCACGCCGTGGAGCTGTCCGAGGACGCCCTGAAGTGGACCCGGAAGAACGCCGAGAACTCCCGCGTCACCGTGCACCGCGGCGACGCGCTCAGCGCCCTGCCCGAGCTGGACGGCCAGGTCGACCTGGTCATCTCCAACCCCCCGTACATCCCGCTCACCGAGTGGGAGTACGTGGCGCCCGAGGCGCGCGACCACGACCCCGAGATGGCGCTGTTCTCCGGCGAGGACGGCCTCGACACCATCCGCGGCATCGAGCGCACCGCCCACCGCCTGCTGCGCCCCGGCGGCCTCGTCGTCATCGAGCACGCCGACACCCAGGGCGGCCAGGTGCCCTGGATCTTCACCGAGGAGCGGGGCTGGGCCGACGCGGCCGACCACCCCGACCTCAACCGGCGTCCCCGCTTCGCCACGGCCCGCAAGGCGATGCCGTGA
- a CDS encoding serine hydroxymethyltransferase, which translates to MPVNRSAAPSADGRLPQDFGALLREDPEIAGVLLGELDRQSGTLQLTAAENFTSPAVLAALGSPLANKYAEGYPGHRHHGGCDQADAAERIAVQRATALFGAEHANVQPHSGSSAVLAAYAALLRPGDTVLAMGLPYGGHLTHGSPANFSGRWFEFIGYGTDPETGLIDYAQVRALAREHRPRAIVTGSISYPRHPDHALFREICDEAGAYLIADAAHPMGLIAGGAAPSPVPYADVVCATTHKVLRGPRGGMLLCRAELAERVDRAVFPFTQGGAQMHTIAAKAVAFGEAAAPAFAAYAHRVVAHARELAAGLGAEGFGIATDGTDTHLIVADPAPLGVDGPTARDRLAAAGLVLDTCVLPYGDARGIRLGTAAVTTQGLDAGDMARLAVLVAAAVRGEDGVLARVGELAASHPPYPG; encoded by the coding sequence ATGCCGGTCAACCGATCCGCCGCACCCTCCGCCGACGGCCGCCTGCCGCAGGACTTCGGCGCCCTGCTCCGCGAGGACCCGGAGATCGCCGGCGTCCTGCTGGGCGAGCTGGACCGGCAGTCCGGCACCCTCCAGCTCACGGCCGCCGAGAACTTCACCTCGCCCGCCGTCCTCGCCGCCCTCGGCTCGCCCCTGGCCAACAAGTACGCCGAGGGCTACCCCGGCCACCGCCACCACGGCGGCTGCGACCAGGCGGACGCCGCCGAGCGCATCGCCGTCCAGCGGGCCACCGCCCTCTTCGGCGCCGAACACGCCAACGTACAGCCGCACTCCGGCTCCTCCGCCGTCCTCGCCGCCTACGCCGCGCTGCTGCGCCCCGGCGACACGGTGCTCGCCATGGGACTCCCGTACGGCGGCCACCTCACGCACGGCTCGCCCGCCAACTTCTCCGGCCGCTGGTTCGAGTTCATCGGTTACGGCACGGACCCGGAGACCGGGCTCATCGACTACGCGCAGGTCCGCGCGCTGGCCCGGGAACACCGCCCCCGGGCGATCGTCACCGGCTCGATCTCGTACCCCCGCCACCCGGACCACGCGCTGTTCCGGGAGATCTGCGACGAGGCCGGCGCGTATCTGATCGCCGACGCGGCGCACCCGATGGGGCTGATCGCCGGGGGAGCGGCGCCGAGCCCGGTCCCGTACGCGGACGTGGTCTGCGCCACCACGCACAAGGTGCTGCGCGGGCCGCGCGGCGGGATGCTGCTGTGCCGCGCGGAGCTGGCCGAGCGCGTCGACCGGGCCGTCTTCCCGTTCACCCAGGGCGGCGCCCAGATGCACACGATCGCCGCGAAGGCCGTGGCGTTCGGCGAGGCGGCGGCACCGGCCTTCGCCGCGTACGCGCACCGCGTGGTCGCCCACGCCCGCGAGCTGGCCGCCGGGCTCGGCGCGGAGGGCTTCGGGATCGCCACGGACGGCACGGACACCCATCTGATCGTCGCCGACCCGGCCCCGCTCGGCGTCGACGGACCCACCGCACGCGACCGGCTGGCCGCCGCGGGCCTCGTGCTCGACACCTGCGTCCTGCCGTACGGGGACGCCCGGGGTATCCGGCTCGGAACGGCCGCCGTGACGACGCAGGGCCTGGACGCGGGGGACATGGCGCGCCTCGCGGTGCTGGTCGCGGCGGCGGTGCGCGGGGAGGACGGCGTCCTGGCCCGGGTCGGCGAACTGGCCGCGTCCCATCCGCCGTATCCGGGGTGA
- a CDS encoding LCP family protein: MSDRSGSSSRIRATGRRRKKTSRRRKATRIAVWSLAGAVVVGGAGLGYAYVHLNGNLKAVDINSALGKNRPENIDNGSEDILVLGSDSRSGANGEYGADEGAARSDTAMVVHVNKGHRTASVVSIPRDTLVTRPDCTGDVSGKPVAGQQRAMFNTAYEVGGPACAVKTVESMSGIRMDHYVEVDFTGFKKLIDKLGGVEITTTEPIDDPDSHLDLQPGTHTLDGEQSLGLVRTRHSVGDGSDLGRIQLQQAFIKALMQQVKSVGVFNGSKLYGVADTATKAITTDSDLGSVTELASFAKGLKGLGSDDVNMVTLPVQYDPADPNRVVPLEKADQQVWAALNADKAIPASATKQSAGDKGDAGKIVK, translated from the coding sequence ATGAGCGACCGAAGCGGGAGCAGCAGCCGAATACGGGCCACCGGCAGGCGCCGGAAGAAGACGTCCCGCCGCCGGAAGGCGACGCGCATAGCCGTCTGGAGCCTGGCCGGCGCCGTCGTCGTCGGCGGTGCGGGGCTCGGATACGCGTACGTGCACCTCAACGGCAACCTCAAGGCCGTCGACATCAACTCGGCGCTCGGCAAGAACCGCCCCGAGAACATCGACAACGGCTCGGAGGACATCCTCGTCCTCGGCTCCGACTCCCGCTCCGGCGCGAACGGCGAGTACGGCGCCGACGAGGGCGCGGCCCGCTCGGACACCGCGATGGTCGTCCACGTCAACAAGGGCCACAGGACCGCGAGTGTGGTCTCCATCCCGCGCGACACCCTCGTCACCCGCCCCGACTGCACCGGCGACGTCAGCGGCAAGCCCGTGGCCGGGCAGCAGCGCGCGATGTTCAACACGGCGTACGAGGTCGGCGGGCCGGCCTGCGCGGTCAAGACCGTCGAATCGATGTCCGGCATCCGCATGGACCACTACGTCGAGGTCGACTTCACCGGCTTCAAGAAGCTGATCGACAAGCTCGGCGGCGTCGAGATCACCACCACCGAGCCGATCGACGACCCCGACAGCCACCTGGACCTCCAGCCCGGCACCCATACCCTGGACGGCGAGCAGTCCCTCGGCCTGGTCCGCACCCGCCACAGCGTCGGCGACGGCAGCGACCTCGGCCGCATCCAGCTCCAGCAGGCGTTCATCAAGGCGCTGATGCAGCAGGTCAAGAGCGTGGGCGTGTTCAACGGCAGCAAGCTCTACGGCGTCGCGGACACCGCCACCAAGGCCATCACCACCGACTCGGACCTGGGCTCCGTCACCGAGCTCGCGAGCTTCGCCAAGGGCCTCAAGGGGCTCGGCTCGGACGATGTGAACATGGTGACCCTGCCCGTCCAGTACGATCCCGCGGACCCCAACCGGGTCGTCCCGCTGGAGAAGGCCGACCAGCAGGTGTGGGCCGCGCTCAACGCCGACAAGGCGATCCCCGCCTCCGCCACGAAGCAGTCGGCGGGCGACAAGGGCGACGCGGGCAAGATCGTGAAGTGA
- the atpB gene encoding F0F1 ATP synthase subunit A, which translates to MSADPTQVLAFETDCHLFDGCGFPAPGLHSFLFEPLWGDADSNLYFNKTMLLALLGSVIIVGFFWAAFRKPKLVPGKLQMTAEAGYDFIRRGIVYETIGKKDGEKYVPLMVSLFFVIWMMNLWSIIPVAQFPVTAIISYPAVLAGIVYLLWVGLTFKKHGFVGAFKNFTGYDKNLGGVLPLSMTIEFFSNLLVRPFTHAVRLFANMFAGHTLLLLFTIASWYMLNGIGIAYAGVSFVMVLVMTAFELFIQAVQAYVFVLLACSYIQGALAKGH; encoded by the coding sequence GTGAGTGCTGACCCGACACAGGTGCTCGCCTTCGAGACCGATTGCCACCTCTTCGACGGTTGTGGCTTTCCGGCACCCGGCCTGCACTCGTTCCTGTTCGAGCCCCTCTGGGGCGACGCGGACAGCAACTTGTACTTCAACAAGACGATGCTGCTGGCCCTGCTCGGCTCGGTCATCATCGTCGGCTTCTTCTGGGCCGCCTTCCGCAAGCCGAAGTTGGTGCCCGGCAAGCTCCAGATGACGGCCGAGGCGGGTTACGACTTCATCCGCCGCGGCATCGTCTACGAGACGATCGGCAAGAAGGACGGCGAGAAGTACGTCCCGCTGATGGTCTCGCTGTTCTTCGTCATCTGGATGATGAACCTCTGGTCCATCATTCCGGTTGCCCAGTTCCCCGTGACGGCGATCATTTCGTACCCGGCGGTTCTCGCCGGAATCGTCTATCTCCTGTGGGTCGGCCTGACCTTCAAGAAGCACGGGTTCGTCGGAGCCTTCAAGAACTTCACGGGCTACGACAAGAACCTCGGCGGGGTCCTGCCGCTCTCGATGACCATCGAGTTCTTCTCGAACCTCCTGGTCCGGCCGTTCACGCACGCGGTCCGACTGTTCGCCAACATGTTCGCGGGCCACACGCTCCTGCTGCTCTTCACGATCGCCAGCTGGTACATGCTCAACGGCATCGGCATCGCCTACGCGGGCGTGTCGTTCGTGATGGTCCTCGTGATGACGGCCTTCGAACTCTTCATCCAGGCTGTCCAGGCCTACGTGTTCGTGCTGCTGGCCTGCAGCTACATCCAGGGCGCTCTCGCCAAGGGCCACTGA
- a CDS encoding undecaprenyl/decaprenyl-phosphate alpha-N-acetylglucosaminyl 1-phosphate transferase yields MGQPVRDYLLTLCVTAAVTYLLTGPVRKFAIAVGAMPAIRARDVHREPTPRLGGIAMFGGLCAGLIVANHLANLDGVFELSSEPRALLSGAALIWLIGVLDDKFEIDALIKLGGQMLAAAVMVLQGLTILWLPIPGVGTVALTPWQGTLLTVALVVITINAVNFVDGLDGLAAGMVLIAAAAFFLYTYRLWYGHTIEAAAPATLFAAILMGMCLGFLPHNMHPARIFMGDSGSMLIGLVLAAGAISVTGQVDPDNMRLFEGSERQATHAMLPVFIPLLLPLTIIAIPAADLVLAIVRRTWNGQSPFAADRGHLHHRLLNIGHSHSRSVLIMYFWSALIAFGAVGYSVHSTSLWIVLVIVGLSALGLILLLMPRFTPRAPRWAESFVPPRYRRRRRRSEGPGAAAASDEAAEGQQGPTEGRMGADGPDGPGDSPGEREEAAAAPVAAGAAHVNGATAIGHRSRIADRRAAGSTRR; encoded by the coding sequence GTGGGGCAGCCCGTGCGTGATTACTTGCTGACACTCTGTGTCACGGCCGCTGTGACCTACCTGCTCACCGGACCGGTGCGCAAGTTCGCCATCGCGGTCGGGGCGATGCCCGCGATCCGTGCGCGGGACGTCCACCGCGAACCGACCCCGAGGCTCGGCGGCATCGCCATGTTCGGCGGGCTGTGCGCGGGGCTGATCGTCGCCAACCACCTCGCCAACCTCGACGGCGTCTTCGAGCTGTCCAGCGAACCGCGGGCGCTGCTCTCCGGGGCGGCGCTGATCTGGCTGATCGGTGTCCTGGACGACAAGTTCGAGATCGACGCCCTGATCAAGCTCGGCGGGCAGATGCTCGCCGCCGCCGTCATGGTCCTCCAGGGCCTGACGATCCTGTGGCTGCCGATCCCGGGCGTCGGCACCGTGGCCCTCACCCCGTGGCAGGGCACGCTGCTCACCGTCGCGCTGGTCGTCATCACGATCAACGCGGTCAACTTCGTGGACGGTCTGGACGGGCTCGCGGCCGGCATGGTCCTCATCGCCGCCGCCGCGTTCTTCCTGTACACCTACCGGCTCTGGTACGGGCACACGATCGAGGCCGCCGCCCCGGCGACGCTCTTCGCGGCGATCCTGATGGGCATGTGCCTCGGCTTCCTGCCGCACAACATGCACCCGGCCCGGATCTTCATGGGCGACTCGGGCTCGATGCTGATCGGGCTCGTGCTGGCGGCCGGCGCGATCTCGGTGACCGGGCAGGTCGACCCGGACAACATGAGGCTCTTCGAGGGCAGTGAGCGCCAGGCGACCCACGCGATGCTCCCGGTGTTCATCCCGCTGCTGCTGCCGCTGACCATCATCGCGATCCCGGCGGCCGACCTGGTGCTGGCGATCGTGCGGCGGACCTGGAACGGCCAGTCGCCGTTCGCGGCGGACCGCGGCCACCTGCACCACCGGCTGCTGAACATCGGCCACTCGCACAGCCGGTCGGTGCTGATCATGTACTTCTGGTCGGCGCTGATCGCCTTCGGCGCGGTGGGGTACTCGGTGCACTCGACGTCCCTGTGGATCGTCCTGGTGATCGTGGGCCTGAGCGCGCTCGGCCTGATCCTGCTGCTGATGCCGCGCTTCACCCCGCGCGCCCCGCGCTGGGCGGAGAGCTTCGTCCCGCCGCGCTACCGCCGCAGACGGCGCCGCAGCGAGGGGCCGGGGGCGGCCGCCGCGTCGGACGAGGCCGCGGAGGGCCAACAGGGGCCCACGGAGGGCCGGATGGGCGCGGACGGACCCGACGGGCCGGGGGATAGTCCGGGAGAGCGCGAGGAGGCCGCAGCGGCCCCGGTCGCCGCGGGCGCCGCGCACGTCAACGGAGCGACCGCCATCGGCCACCGTTCGCGTATCGCCGACCGCCGGGCGGCCGGTTCCACCCGCCGCTGA
- a CDS encoding L-threonylcarbamoyladenylate synthase, giving the protein MARRYDCNDATDRTTGLREAASAVRRGELVVLPTDTVYGIGADAFSSESVGDLLEAKGRGRNMPSPVLIGSPNTLHGLVTDFSEQAWELVDAFWPGALTLVAKHQPSLQWDLGDTRGTVAVRMPLHPVAIELLTEVGPMAVSSANLTGHPSPETCDAAQEMLGDSVSVYLDGGPTPGIVPSSIVDVTGKVPVLLRAGALSAEELRKVVPDLEVAN; this is encoded by the coding sequence ATGGCACGGCGATACGACTGCAACGACGCGACCGACCGTACGACGGGTCTGCGCGAAGCCGCGTCGGCCGTCCGCCGCGGGGAACTCGTCGTGCTGCCCACCGACACCGTGTACGGGATCGGCGCGGACGCCTTCAGCTCGGAGAGCGTCGGCGACCTGCTGGAGGCCAAGGGCCGGGGCCGCAACATGCCCTCGCCGGTCCTCATCGGCTCCCCGAACACCCTGCACGGCCTGGTCACCGACTTCTCCGAGCAGGCCTGGGAGCTCGTCGACGCCTTCTGGCCGGGCGCGCTGACGCTCGTCGCCAAGCACCAGCCCTCCCTCCAGTGGGACCTCGGGGACACCCGGGGCACCGTCGCCGTCCGGATGCCGCTGCACCCGGTCGCCATCGAGCTGCTCACCGAGGTCGGCCCGATGGCCGTCTCCAGCGCCAACCTCACCGGCCACCCCTCGCCGGAGACCTGCGACGCCGCCCAGGAGATGCTCGGCGACTCCGTCTCCGTCTACCTCGACGGCGGCCCGACCCCCGGCATCGTGCCCTCCTCCATCGTCGACGTCACCGGCAAGGTGCCCGTCCTGCTGCGCGCCGGAGCGCTCTCGGCGGAGGAGCTGCGCAAGGTGGTACCCGACCTCGAGGTGGCCAATTGA
- a CDS encoding F0F1 ATP synthase subunit delta has protein sequence MNSASREALAAARERLDALTDNTSVDAAKLAEDLAGVTALLHREVSLRRVLTDPAQPGEARAELAGRLLGGQVGGEAVDLVTGMVRSRWSQSRDLVDSVEELANTADLTAAQRNGDLDDVEDELFRFGRIVASDTGLRAALTSRTAPPAAKGELLRSLLGGKARPTTERLITRLVTQPRGRSLEAGLDSLSKLAAERRERMVAIVTSAVPLSDRQKQRLGAALAKIYGRQMHLNLDVDPEVLGGIAVRVGDEVINGTVAERLDEAARRMAG, from the coding sequence ATGAACAGCGCGAGCCGCGAGGCACTGGCTGCCGCACGCGAGCGCCTCGACGCGCTGACCGACAACACGTCGGTCGACGCGGCGAAGCTCGCCGAGGACCTGGCCGGCGTCACGGCGCTGCTGCACCGCGAGGTGTCGCTGCGCCGGGTCCTGACCGACCCGGCGCAGCCGGGCGAGGCCAGGGCCGAGCTGGCAGGCCGCCTGCTCGGCGGCCAGGTGGGCGGCGAAGCCGTCGACCTGGTCACCGGCATGGTCCGCTCGCGCTGGTCGCAGTCGCGCGACCTGGTCGACTCGGTCGAGGAACTGGCGAACACCGCCGACCTCACCGCCGCCCAGCGCAACGGCGACCTGGACGACGTCGAGGACGAGCTCTTCCGGTTCGGCCGCATCGTCGCCTCGGACACCGGTCTGCGCGCCGCGCTCACCAGCCGGACCGCGCCCCCCGCCGCCAAGGGCGAGCTGCTCCGCAGCCTGCTCGGCGGCAAGGCGCGGCCCACCACCGAGCGCCTCATCACGCGGCTTGTCACCCAGCCGCGTGGACGTAGCCTGGAAGCGGGACTCGACTCCCTCTCCAAGCTCGCCGCGGAGCGCCGGGAGCGCATGGTCGCCATCGTCACCTCGGCGGTGCCGCTCAGCGACCGGCAGAAGCAGCGCCTGGGTGCGGCCCTGGCGAAGATCTACGGCCGCCAGATGCACCTGAACCTGGACGTGGACCCCGAGGTCCTCGGCGGGATCGCGGTGCGGGTCGGCGACGAGGTCATCAACGGCACCGTCGCGGAGCGCCTCGACGAGGCGGCCCGTCGCATGGCCGGCTGA
- the atpE gene encoding ATP synthase F0 subunit C, translating to MSALQTLAAGVEIKGNLGSIGYGLAAIGPGVGIGIIFGNGTQALARQPEAAGLIRANQILGFAFCEALALIGLVMPFVYPTS from the coding sequence ATGTCCGCTCTCCAGACCCTCGCCGCCGGCGTCGAAATCAAGGGCAACCTCGGCTCGATCGGTTACGGCCTCGCCGCGATCGGCCCCGGCGTCGGCATCGGCATCATCTTCGGTAACGGCACCCAGGCGCTCGCCCGTCAGCCCGAGGCTGCCGGTCTCATCCGCGCCAACCAGATCCTCGGCTTCGCCTTCTGTGAGGCGCTCGCCCTGATCGGTCTGGTCATGCCGTTCGTCTACCCGACCTCCTGA
- a CDS encoding protein-tyrosine-phosphatase encodes MTAPEGRGIAGRSDTFRILHVSTGNVCRSPITERLTRHALVHRLGDPLQGGLIVESAGTWGHEGAPMEANAEVVLADFGADATGFTGRELLDEHVIRADLVLTATRDHRAQVISMGHSAGLRTFTLKEFTRLVRAIDPATLPDAAEEGVVERARALVRAAAALRGWLLAPTAEADEVYDPYGAPITFFRSVGDEISQALDPVVTALTGVSAPR; translated from the coding sequence TTGACCGCCCCCGAGGGGCGTGGCATAGCGGGGCGGTCCGACACTTTCCGCATCCTCCACGTCAGCACCGGCAACGTCTGCCGCTCGCCGATCACCGAGCGGCTGACGCGGCATGCCCTGGTGCACCGGCTCGGCGACCCCCTCCAGGGCGGGCTGATCGTGGAGAGCGCGGGCACCTGGGGGCACGAGGGCGCCCCGATGGAGGCCAACGCCGAGGTGGTGCTCGCCGACTTCGGGGCCGACGCCACCGGCTTCACCGGCCGTGAGCTGCTGGACGAGCACGTGATCCGCGCCGACCTCGTGCTCACCGCCACCCGCGACCACCGCGCCCAGGTCATCTCCATGGGCCACTCGGCCGGGCTGCGCACCTTCACGCTCAAGGAGTTCACCCGGCTCGTCCGGGCCATAGACCCGGCGACCCTGCCCGACGCCGCCGAGGAGGGCGTCGTCGAGCGCGCCCGCGCCCTGGTCCGGGCCGCCGCCGCGCTGCGCGGCTGGCTGCTCGCGCCGACCGCGGAGGCCGACGAGGTCTACGACCCGTACGGCGCCCCGATCACGTTCTTCCGGTCCGTCGGCGACGAGATCAGCCAGGCCCTCGATCCGGTCGTCACCGCGCTGACCGGCGTCTCCGCACCCCGCTGA
- the prfA gene encoding peptide chain release factor 1, translated as MFEAVEELIGEHADLEKQLADPAVHADQGNARKLNKRYAELTPIVATYRSWKQSGDDIGTARELAADDPDFAAEVKDLEQQREELTEKLRLLLVPRDPSDDKDVLLEIKAGAGGDESALFAGDLLRMYLRYAERVGWKTEIIDSTESELGGYKDVQVAVKTKGGNGATEPGQGVWARMKYEGGVHRVQRVPSTESQGRIHTSAAGVLVTPEAEEVDVEIHANDLRIDVYRSSGPGGQSVNTTDSAVRITHLPTGVVASCQNEKSQLQNKEQAMRILRSRLLAAAQEAAEQEASDVRRSQVRTVDRSEKIRTYNFPENRISDHRVGFKAYNLDQVLDGDLDAVIQACVDADSAAKLAAA; from the coding sequence ATGTTCGAGGCGGTCGAGGAACTGATCGGCGAGCACGCCGATCTCGAGAAGCAGCTCGCCGACCCCGCGGTCCACGCCGACCAGGGCAACGCGCGCAAGCTGAACAAGCGCTACGCGGAGCTGACCCCGATCGTCGCGACGTACCGCTCCTGGAAGCAGTCCGGCGACGACATCGGCACCGCCCGCGAGCTGGCCGCCGACGACCCCGACTTCGCCGCCGAGGTCAAGGACCTGGAGCAGCAGCGCGAGGAGCTCACCGAGAAGCTGCGCCTCCTGCTCGTCCCCCGCGACCCCAGCGACGACAAGGACGTGCTCCTGGAGATCAAGGCCGGCGCGGGCGGCGACGAGTCCGCGCTGTTCGCCGGTGATCTGCTGCGCATGTATCTGCGCTACGCCGAGCGCGTCGGCTGGAAGACCGAGATCATCGACTCCACCGAGTCCGAACTCGGCGGCTACAAGGACGTCCAGGTCGCTGTGAAGACCAAGGGCGGCAACGGCGCCACCGAGCCCGGCCAGGGCGTCTGGGCCCGGATGAAGTACGAGGGCGGCGTGCACCGCGTGCAGCGCGTGCCCTCCACCGAGTCCCAGGGCCGCATCCACACCTCCGCCGCCGGCGTCCTCGTGACGCCCGAGGCCGAGGAGGTCGACGTCGAGATCCACGCGAACGACCTGCGTATCGACGTCTACCGCTCCTCCGGCCCCGGCGGCCAGTCCGTCAACACGACCGACTCCGCCGTCCGCATCACGCACCTGCCCACCGGTGTCGTCGCCTCCTGCCAGAACGAGAAGAGCCAGCTCCAGAACAAGGAGCAGGCCATGCGCATCCTGCGCTCCCGGCTGCTGGCCGCCGCCCAGGAGGCCGCCGAGCAGGAGGCTTCGGACGTACGTCGCAGCCAGGTGCGTACGGTCGACCGCTCCGAGAAGATCCGGACGTACAACTTCCCGGAAAACCGGATCTCGGACCACCGCGTCGGCTTCAAGGCGTACAACTTGGACCAGGTGCTCGACGGCGACCTCGACGCGGTGATCCAGGCGTGCGTCGACGCCGACTCCGCGGCCAAGCTCGCCGCCGCCTGA